Within the Bacillota bacterium genome, the region TGGTGCGTAAGGGGAACAACCCCGGGGACGGCGGCGGCTATCCGCCGGACGGTGTCATTTGCGCATACCGCCGACGCCATGACCAAGACGTGGTTCCTGACCCCGACCGAGCCGTTGGGCCTCCGGTATCCCCAGAACACATCTCTCGTTCCACGCAGCTCCACCTCACCATTCACCCCTGCCGCCGCACGGGTTCTGACACCCGCGGCCCGGAACTGCCCTGTCCTGATCTGGCTTCGCAGCGTGCTCCGGGAGGTCTCCGCGGCCCCGCTTGCCCGACACGTTGTGAACATGCACGTGGGCGCCTCGGGGGATGGGAGCGGTCGCGGTGCCTATTACTTCTCCATACTTGATGA harbors:
- a CDS encoding UxaA family hydrolase; translated protein: MVDRTHRVILLNERDNVATALVVVPAGSVLEAVPSRAGREEFVALEDIPYGHKVATDDIPAEGDIIKYGEVIGTATAPIPRGAHVHVHNVSGKRGRGDLPEHAAKPDQDRAVPGRGCQNPCGGRGEW